One genomic segment of Thunnus albacares chromosome 18, fThuAlb1.1, whole genome shotgun sequence includes these proteins:
- the LOC122969029 gene encoding pre-B-cell leukemia transcription factor 3-like isoform X1, translating into MEDQSRMIQTLSGVTLSGHSVQGAVGLQLPHIHDCTDGDGRNQDIGSILHQIMTITDQSLDEAQAKKHGLNCHRMKPALFSVLCEIKEKTACFCKGLQNTVLMNYDTSSLICSLMESYIIYSRGCSWKLPPFNVKTKLSVSICVCVLN; encoded by the exons ATGGAGGATCAGAGCCGGATGATACAGACTTTGAGCGGCGTGACTCTGTCCGGACACTCGGTGCAGGGAGCCGTCGGATTGCAGCTGCCCCACATCCACGACTGTACCGACGGGGACGGAAGGAACCAAGACATCGGGAGTATTCTGCATCAGATCATGACCATCACTGACCAGAGTCTGGATGAAGCGCAGGCAAA GAAACATGGATTGAACTGCCACCGGATGAAGCCTGCACTCTTCAGCGTCCTCTGTgaaatcaaagagaaaacag CCTGCTTCTGTAAAGGACTTCAGAACACTGTGTTAATGAACTATGACACTTCTTCACTCATCTGTTCATTAATGGAATCATACATTATTTACAGCAGAGGCTGCTCATGGAAGCTCCCTCCATTCAATGTCAAAACCAAATTGAGTGTaagcatttgtgtttgtgtcttgaATTAG
- the LOC122969029 gene encoding pre-B-cell leukemia transcription factor 3-like isoform X2 — MEDQSRMIQTLSGVTLSGHSVQGAVGLQLPHIHDCTDGDGRNQDIGSILHQIMTITDQSLDEAQAKKHGLNCHRMKPALFSVLCEIKEKTAFTQSEVKQPASSALNTKLSSWSSFTVFFLHIVSSCSDGSLLL; from the exons ATGGAGGATCAGAGCCGGATGATACAGACTTTGAGCGGCGTGACTCTGTCCGGACACTCGGTGCAGGGAGCCGTCGGATTGCAGCTGCCCCACATCCACGACTGTACCGACGGGGACGGAAGGAACCAAGACATCGGGAGTATTCTGCATCAGATCATGACCATCACTGACCAGAGTCTGGATGAAGCGCAGGCAAA GAAACATGGATTGAACTGCCACCGGATGAAGCCTGCACTCTTCAGCGTCCTCTGTgaaatcaaagagaaaacag CATTTACACAGTCTGAAGTAAAACAACCTGCCTCCTCTGCACTGAATACAAAGCTCTCATCATGGAGTTCATtcactgtcttttttcttcatatCGTGTCCTCTTGCTCTGATGGAAGCCTGCTTCTGTAA
- the mapkap1 gene encoding target of rapamycin complex 2 subunit MAPKAP1 — translation MAFLDNPAIILAHIRQSHVTSDDTGMCEMVLIDQDVDLEKCQLALVPGSSCGSTGSGSLSEGGSSVTDNHACDLSQSMDITSSWDFGIRRRSNTAQRLERLRKERQNQIKCKNIQWKERSSSQSVEDLGSLFEKRDFKDRPRTTGTKSTLSLRLEQCPQQLNNPFNEYSKFDGKGHIGTTATKKIDVYLSMQIAQEKVHPMTVVTIANARVHDLIGLICWQYTSEGREPKLNENVNAYCLHIAEDDGEVDTDFPPLDSNEPIHKFGFSTLALVEKYSSPGLASRQSLFVRINAAHGFSLIPVDSLKVTMKEILQKALKKRKGSQKGSGPMYRLEKQTEPNVAVDLDSTLESQNTLEFCLVRENSSRGEESSEEDPPIDITTVQDMLSSHHYKSFKISMIHKLRFTTDVQLGISGEKVEIDPVTNQKASTKFWIRQKPISIDSDHLCACDLVEERSPSHAIFKVTYLSNHDYKPLYFESDAATVNEIVLKVNYILESRASTSRADYFAQKQRKLSRRTSFSFQKDKKTGQ, via the exons ATGGCTTTCTTGGACAATCCAGCCATCATTCTGGCCCACATTAGACAGTCTCATGTGACCAGTGATGATACAGGAATGTGTGAGATGGTACTAATAGACCAGGATGTGGATCTGGAGAAGTGCCAGCTGGCTCTGGTGCCCGGCAGCAGCTGTGGGTCAACGGGGTCAGGCTCCCTGAGTGAGGGGGGCAGCAGTGTGACAGACAATCACGCCTGTGATCTCTCCCAGTCCATGGACATCACCTCCAGCTGGGACTTTGGTATCCGCCGGCGCTCCAACACAG CCCAAAGACTTGAAAGGCTAAGGAAAGAGCGGCAGAAccaaatcaaatgtaaaaatattcagtgGAAAGAGAGGTCATCCTCCCAATCAG TGGAGGATCTGGGTTCTTTGTTTGAAAAACGAGACTTTAAAGACAGGCCTCGGACAACAGGTACCAAATCTACCCTTTCACTGCGGCTGGAGCAGTGTCCCCAGCAGCTCAACAACCCCTTCAATGAATACTCCAAATTTGATGGCAAG GGTCACATCGGCACAACGGCTACAAAAAAGATAGACGTCTACCTCTCAATGCAAATAGCTCAGGAGAAAGTTCATCCAATGACTGTTGTAACCATCGCCAACGCCCGCGTCCATGACCTCATTGGGCTCATCTGTTGGCAGTACACAAGTGAGGGACGAGAACCCAAACTCAA TGAGAATGTGAATGCCTACTGCCTCCACATTGCGGAGGATGATGGCGAGGTGGACACTGACTTCCCTCCACTGGACTCCAATGAGCCAATCCACAAGTTTGGCTTTAGCACTCTGGCCTTGGTGGAGAAATACTCCTCACCTGGCCTCGCTTCCAGACAGTCACTGTTTGTCAGAAT AAATGCTGCTCATGGTTTCTCTCTAATCCCTGTGGACAGTCTAAAGGTAACCATGAAGGAAATTCTCCAGAAAGCCCTCAAGAAGAGGAAAGGCTCACAGAAAGGCTCAG GGCCCATGTATCGTctggagaagcagacagagcCCAATGTTGCAGTGGATCTGGACTCTACACTGGAGAGCCAGAACACCCTGGAGTTTTGCCTGGTCAGGGAAAACA GCTCTAGGGGTGAGGAGAGCTCAGAGGAAGACCCCCCTATTGACATCACCACAGTCCAAGACATGCTGAGCAGTCACCACTATAAGTCCTTCAAGATCAGTATGATCCACAAGCTGCGCTTCACCACAGATGTTCAGCTAG GCATTTCAGGAGAGAAAGTTGAGATTGATCCTGTCACCAATCAGAAGGCCAGTACAAAGTTCTGGATTCGGCAGAAACCCATTTCTATCGACTCAGACCACCTCTGTGCCTGTGACCTTGTAGAGGAGAGAAGCCCCA GTCACGCAATATTTAAGGTCACCTATCTCAGCAACCATGACTACAAGCCTCTCTACTTTGAGTCTGATGCTGCTACTGTCAATGAAATAGTGCTAAAG GTGAACTATATCCTGGAGTCGCGGGCTAGCACCTCAAGGGCCGATTACTTTGCCCAGAAGCAGCGGAAACTGAGCCGCCGGACCAGCTTCAGTTTCCAGAAGGATAAGAAGACTGGCCAGTAG